Genomic segment of Clostridium sp. Marseille-P299:
AATCCACTTTATCATTGGTCTCATTTAGAACTTCAAAAATATTTTGATTATCATAAGCCTTTAAAAGCTGATAACGCAAAAGAAGTTTTTGATCTTTGTAACGAAAAGTTACACGATAAGGACATGAGCGTTCGTAATATCATCAAAAAATCCAACGTTGAAGTAATCTGTACTACTGATGATCCTATCGATTCATTAGAATGGCACAAAAAAATTGCTGAAGATTCAAGCTTTGATGTTAAGGTATTCCCAGCTTGGAGACCAGATAAAGCAATGAATATTGAAAAACCTGATTACCTTGACTATTTAGCTAAATTAGAAAACGTAAGTGGCGTTAAAATTTCTAATTTCGAATCTTTAAAAGAAGCTCTTAAGGTTCGTCTTGCATTCTTTAATTCTATGGGATGTAAAGTTTCTGATCATGCTCTTAATTATGTAATGTACAAACCTGCTACTGAAGCTGAAATCGAAGAAATTTTTGCTAAACGTTTAGCTGGTGGAAGCTTAACAGAATTAGAAGAACTTCAATTTAAAACAGCATTCATGGTATTTGTAGGTAAAGAATACAATAAACTTGGATGGGTTATGCAGTTACATTATGGTACAAAACGTGATAATAACGTATTCCGTTTCAATCAATTAGGACCTGATACAGGATTTGACTGTATTAACACAGAAAGTTCTTCTGCTGAAATGGCAAACTTCTTAAATGCACTTAACTCAACAGATGAATTACCAAAAACAATTATTTATTCTTTAAATCCTACAGACAATGCTGCTATTGGTACTGTAATTGGATGTTTCCAAGATTCAACTTGCGTTGGTAAAGTTCAACAAGGTTCTGCTTGGTGGTTCAATGATCACAAAGTTGGTATGACTGAACAGATGACTTCTTTAGCTAACTTAGGTTTATTAGCTAACTTCAATGGTATGTTAACAGATTCAAGAAGTTTCTTATCTTACACAAGACATGAATACTTTAGAAGAATTCTTTGTGATTTAATCGGAACTTGGGTTGAAAATGGCGAATATCCAAACGATATCGAATTCTTAGGACAAATGGTTCAAGACATTTCTTACTACAATACTAAGAGATACTTCGGATTCTAATAAAAATTATAAGGGTTGGTACGAGATAATTTATTATCTTGTTCCAACCTTTTTTTATCTGATAAATTCTTATACTAACTCACTCTATAATTTTTCTACTAATTTAAAGAGTCATATAAAAAATCCTCACCCCAATATCATGAATAGTAGAAATAAATAAAAAAGAATTATTCTAGATATAATTGCAAAAAATTGTAGCAATTATAATCTGCACTCTTTTTTATAATTAATCTCAACTATCTTTTATATTCGCTTGACTTTCTTCCTTCCTTTTTATGTATCACATATTAATTTATAGTAAAAAATAGTATACAATTCTTTTAGTTGGTAATTATTGTGTTAATTTTTTTAGTTTAATTTTAAAATTTCTACTTGAAATATCACCATCGGTATATTACAATATTGAGTTGAATAAAGTTTTGTACATAGCATCAGGACTTTTTAAATATCCTGTATGTCTCACTTTATAAACATGAAAAGAAATGACTTTTAGAAACGAAAAAACGTCATTCCCATATTTGGAGGTGCTTATGAAACACATTATTAGTCCACTTGATTTGTCTGTTGAAGAACTTGCTAACGTTCTTGATTTAGCTGAACAGATTATCAACGACCCAAAAAAGTATGCCGAATGCTGTCACGGTAAAAAATTAGCGACCTTATTTTACGAACCAAGTACCAGAACGAGATTAAGTTTTGAGGCTGCCATGCTGAATTTAGGTGGTAGTGTACTTGGTTTTTCTTCCGCTGATTCTTCCTCTGCTGCCAAGGGCGAAAGCGTAGCAGATACCATTCGAGTTGTTTCCAGTTATGCAGATATATGTGCAATGCGCCATCCAAAAGAAGGTGCTCCATATGTTGCTTCTACTTACTCTTCTATCCCAGTAATTAACGCTGGTGATGGTGGTCATAATCATCCAACCCAAACTCTCACGGATTTACTTACAATTAAAAATTTAAAAGGTAGTCTTAATAATCTTACCATCGGATTTTGTGGGGATCTTAAGTTTGGACGAACCGTTCATTCATTAATTAACGCTATGGTACGTTATGAGAACGTTAAATTTGTACTAATCTCTCCTGATGAATTAAAAATACCTGCATACCTAAGAGAAGAAGTATTAGATAGAAACAATATAGCTTATAAAGAAGTAAAAGTACTCGAAGATGTAATGCCAGAACTTGATATCCTATACATGACTAGAGTACAAAAAGAGCGTTTCTTTAATGAAGAAGATTATATAAGATTAAAAGATAGTTTTATCTTAGATGCCAAAAAGATGGAACTTGCTAAAAAAGATATGTTAGTACTACATCCACTTCCACGTGTGAATGAAATTGCTACTGAAGTTGATGATGACCCTCGTGCAGTATATTTTAAACAAGCCCAATATGGTGTATATGCTCGAATGGCATTGATTATGACTTTACTTGGTATCACAGTATAGAAGGGAGAAATAACATGTTAAACATTGGTGGATTAAATCATGGCGTTGTCATAGATCATATTGAAGCAGGAAGTGCTATGAAAATCTATGAATATCTTCAATTAGAAAAATTAGATTGTAGTGTCGCAATCATTAAAAATGCTAGAAGCAATAAGATGGGAAAGAAAGATATTATCAAAATTGAAGGACCTCTAGTAGTTGATCTAGACGTTCTTGGGGTGATTGATCCTAATTTAACAATAAATATTATTGACAATGGTAATATTATAGAAAAACGCCATTTAAACTTACCTGAATTAGTAACTGGTATTATAAAATGCAAAAATCCAAGATGCATCACTTCTGTAGAAGCAATTCCTCATAAATTTAAACTTACAGATAAGAATAAATGTGTCTACCGTTGTATCTACTGCGAACAAGCATTTAAGAGAAATTAATTGACATAAAAAGAAAAGCCCACTGTAACAGTGTTATCACTTGCCGTGGGCTTTTCGATATTATTATAATTCCTCTTCATTGAACAACACTCTACTTTTAACCTATCTACTAAAATCTCTATATGGATTTGCGATTAACATATATAGACATAGTAGCTTATATCGTGCAAATCCCAATTCTAAGTGTGTTTTATGTAATAAATCCTCCTTAAACTCTCGCACAAGAGTTTCAGACGATTCATCTAAAACTTCTTCATGATAACGAACCTTTATAAATGTATTTAAAACATCTGGCAATGTTTCCTGATTTATATGCTTACAGTCAATACGATTAAAAAACTCAAAAATAGTTTCTTCTTTCAATGGTAGGTACCCTATTTTCTCAAGGATATACAATATTTGTACCATATTAATTAAAATTCGTGTACTACCACTTATCTTTTTATAACACCGTTTATTGTAATAAACTTTGAAAATTAGATAAAGTACACTACAAATTACTATAATAATCAGAATTCCAACAAATATGAGTTTACCAAACGGGTTAATCTCCTTTTGGGTTAGTTCTAACATATCACCACCCATTTCTTCGATTTCTTGAAACTCCTCTTCGGATAAGAAATCTTTATAGGAAATTTGTGTAGGCGTTACTTTATTAGCACTCTCTTCTTCCTTCCACTTTGTATATCGAAACTCTTGATAAGAGGGTGTAGGTTCAAAAGCGATCCATCCGATTCCTTCTATATATGCCTCTGGCCAAGCATGAGCATCTAAATCCTTTACAATATATGCATTTGACTCATTCTTTGAGCTTTCTTTAACATAAAAACCTTGCAAATATCTTGTTGGAATCCCAATGGTTCTTGCCATCATGGCAAATGCTGTTGCAAAATGAGTACAATACCCTTCCTTAGTTTCAAACAACAAGGAATCCACTGCATCATCCGTATCTTTTAATATTTTAGGCGTTAATGTATAGTTTAAATTTTGCAAATATCCTTCGATCGCCTTACACTTTTCATAGTCAGTACTATAATTTTTTGTTAACTCCTCACTTAAACGTTTCACTCGTAAGGGCATATTTCCTGGTACATTACAATAATTCTGCCTAACATAGGAATGATACTTTAAAAGCACTGATTCTATCTGATCCACAGTAAGAGAAGAAGATCTATCAAACTTATTCACTAATTTTAAAATTAACTCACCTTCTTTATGATCAATACTGCTTATGTTTAAATTATTATATTTTGCTTGATTAAAAAATTTATCTAGCTCTTCACTACCTAGATTAAGTTCAAGAGACTTCACTGTATATTCCGTTTCCTTTCCCTCTAATTTCTTAAACTTTAAATTAGCATTCTTTACATAACTCGCATTTTTATTTATATCCACTTCAATCATTTTTGCTGGTAGAAAGATTGATTTTGTAAAAATATTATCATACTCCACTATATAGGTACGGTAATCGATAAAGGACGGCATCTTTGTTTCTTCCGCTAGCAAATCGTTATATGCCAATGCACAATAAAATTCAAGTAAATCAATTTGTGATTCCTTTAACTGATATGTATTTTCAAAATTGCCATTAACATCCCCCCACTCATTGTTTGCATAGTAACTCTTAATATTACCTTGCAGATAAAATCCACCCTCTATCTTTTTACTAAGTTTAATACGAAGAACCTCCTCATATGATGAAATTACATCTCCCCCCAAAGAACCATCTTCTGAATATCCTGAAAATAAAACCGAATAATCTGCATTCTCTGGATGCATCCATACACTTATATTGGCAATAAGTTCACTGGTTGAATCTGATATACTTTGCCAAAGATATTTAACAAAACGCCATTCCATAGGGTGTTTTTTCGTAGGTATTGCCAGCAGTGAAATGAAAACCAACAAAAAGATAGGTATTAGATATGTCATAGCACCTACGAAATCTTGTCCCCGGTTTTTATATAAACGTTGATAACTATATTCAGTTAGCATAAGCAAAACATAGGTTAATAGACATACCACAAAAAGCTTTGGTACATCATATTGTAAGAAAGATACTATAATTAGCCCAAAGAAGAAAACAACAGCCGTGACTACTCTTAAAATATAGCTATGCACAAATAGATAAATCGGAATTCCTATTATGATTAGCAATACACAAATAGTGAATATTTGATAATCTACACTAGGGTTCTTTTCTAGAAACCGTTCCTTAAATAGCCACTTCCAATAACTTTGATATCCTTTAAGTAACGAATATTTCGTAAGCCAACTAATAAAAAATATAGTAGCAACAACACCGAGTATAAAGACATATAATATTAGCCGCTTTTTATTTATATCTACGATTCGTAAGAATGTAATACTAATAATTGCTAGGAATACAATATGAATTTCATTTGCCCCCAACAAAATTAATGAATTTAATAATGACATCCCAGCAAGACTGAGTAAAAATGTTAAGAAAATGTGATATGCATGACGCTTATAGATATTTTTAATATTCATCTCATTTCCTCCCCTACCCCTGATCCAAAACATCACTTACTTCTTGATCAAGTGTAACCTGAAATAATAAAATTCTATCATCCAAATTCTTAAGTCCAATTTCACTTCTATCTTTGTTGATATATAGTATGATTATGGTATTTCCATTCTGTACGGCCTGATAACTAGCATAGCAAAGTTCCTTTGTAATGGTATGTGTAATCATCATACAATAATTTCGCCCACCACCGAATCTATTTGCCTCAATTAGCAAATTGGCTATGCTTTTGGTACTACAAAAAGCAAGATCCATCGTCATCTGGTATAGCATATCAAAGCTGACTTTATTATGAATTTCTTTCCTTTGAGTTCCCTTTCGGTCAAACACAATCGTAATCGGTGTATTTTTTCGAAAATAAAAATCAACAATAGCTAGGGTAGCCTCAATAATCTTATCCTCTATGATAATTTGATTTAATTCTGAGTCATTTACTTTTGTTAAATCCATAAGTAGTAAGATTTCAGACTTTGGCTCATCAATAAATTTTCTTGTTAAAAGTTGATTTGCTCGTGCACTTGCCTTCCAATGTATATGTTTTATAGCATCACCCTTCTGATAATTTCTAACCTCTACATCCGGTATATTAAAATAAACTGGTGTCGTGTATCGTTGCTGTTTTGAATCCATTTCTTCAAAAAAAATCAGGTATTTCAGGCGAATGATCCTTGGCAATACTTTTATATTAATAGTTGATGGAGATGGATATGTCAGACGAAATAATCCAAGAAAATCTGTTATTTGTACCTTATCAA
This window contains:
- the pyrB gene encoding aspartate carbamoyltransferase, whose translation is MKHIISPLDLSVEELANVLDLAEQIINDPKKYAECCHGKKLATLFYEPSTRTRLSFEAAMLNLGGSVLGFSSADSSSAAKGESVADTIRVVSSYADICAMRHPKEGAPYVASTYSSIPVINAGDGGHNHPTQTLTDLLTIKNLKGSLNNLTIGFCGDLKFGRTVHSLINAMVRYENVKFVLISPDELKIPAYLREEVLDRNNIAYKEVKVLEDVMPELDILYMTRVQKERFFNEEDYIRLKDSFILDAKKMELAKKDMLVLHPLPRVNEIATEVDDDPRAVYFKQAQYGVYARMALIMTLLGITV
- a CDS encoding DUF58 domain-containing protein, translated to MVRSRILLVISIILSAIFISFYGGVISYSIFFMLLLIPLFSCIYMVYVYFRFCVYQLIDRKTIVKGEHIPYQFILANEDILTYTNVNITFLHETSEVEALNAIDCYCLLPGEQYNYKTTIYCKYRGEYFAGIDKVQITDFLGLFRLTYPSPSTINIKVLPRIIRLKYLIFFEEMDSKQQRYTTPVYFNIPDVEVRNYQKGDAIKHIHWKASARANQLLTRKFIDEPKSEILLLMDLTKVNDSELNQIIIEDKIIEATLAIVDFYFRKNTPITIVFDRKGTQRKEIHNKVSFDMLYQMTMDLAFCSTKSIANLLIEANRFGGGRNYCMMITHTITKELCYASYQAVQNGNTIIILYINKDRSEIGLKNLDDRILLFQVTLDQEVSDVLDQG
- the uxaC gene encoding glucuronate isomerase encodes the protein MKPFMDKDFLLSNETAKTLYHDYAAKMPIIDYHCHINPQEIAEDRSFDTITQVWLGGDHYKWRQMRSNGIDEKYVTGDSTDFEKFEKWAQTLQKAIGNPLYHWSHLELQKYFDYHKPLKADNAKEVFDLCNEKLHDKDMSVRNIIKKSNVEVICTTDDPIDSLEWHKKIAEDSSFDVKVFPAWRPDKAMNIEKPDYLDYLAKLENVSGVKISNFESLKEALKVRLAFFNSMGCKVSDHALNYVMYKPATEAEIEEIFAKRLAGGSLTELEELQFKTAFMVFVGKEYNKLGWVMQLHYGTKRDNNVFRFNQLGPDTGFDCINTESSSAEMANFLNALNSTDELPKTIIYSLNPTDNAAIGTVIGCFQDSTCVGKVQQGSAWWFNDHKVGMTEQMTSLANLGLLANFNGMLTDSRSFLSYTRHEYFRRILCDLIGTWVENGEYPNDIEFLGQMVQDISYYNTKRYFGF
- a CDS encoding aspartate carbamoyltransferase regulatory subunit gives rise to the protein MLNIGGLNHGVVIDHIEAGSAMKIYEYLQLEKLDCSVAIIKNARSNKMGKKDIIKIEGPLVVDLDVLGVIDPNLTINIIDNGNIIEKRHLNLPELVTGIIKCKNPRCITSVEAIPHKFKLTDKNKCVYRCIYCEQAFKRN
- a CDS encoding transglutaminase-like domain-containing protein, with the protein product MNIKNIYKRHAYHIFLTFLLSLAGMSLLNSLILLGANEIHIVFLAIISITFLRIVDINKKRLILYVFILGVVATIFFISWLTKYSLLKGYQSYWKWLFKERFLEKNPSVDYQIFTICVLLIIIGIPIYLFVHSYILRVVTAVVFFFGLIIVSFLQYDVPKLFVVCLLTYVLLMLTEYSYQRLYKNRGQDFVGAMTYLIPIFLLVFISLLAIPTKKHPMEWRFVKYLWQSISDSTSELIANISVWMHPENADYSVLFSGYSEDGSLGGDVISSYEEVLRIKLSKKIEGGFYLQGNIKSYYANNEWGDVNGNFENTYQLKESQIDLLEFYCALAYNDLLAEETKMPSFIDYRTYIVEYDNIFTKSIFLPAKMIEVDINKNASYVKNANLKFKKLEGKETEYTVKSLELNLGSEELDKFFNQAKYNNLNISSIDHKEGELILKLVNKFDRSSSLTVDQIESVLLKYHSYVRQNYCNVPGNMPLRVKRLSEELTKNYSTDYEKCKAIEGYLQNLNYTLTPKILKDTDDAVDSLLFETKEGYCTHFATAFAMMARTIGIPTRYLQGFYVKESSKNESNAYIVKDLDAHAWPEAYIEGIGWIAFEPTPSYQEFRYTKWKEEESANKVTPTQISYKDFLSEEEFQEIEEMGGDMLELTQKEINPFGKLIFVGILIIIVICSVLYLIFKVYYNKRCYKKISGSTRILINMVQILYILEKIGYLPLKEETIFEFFNRIDCKHINQETLPDVLNTFIKVRYHEEVLDESSETLVREFKEDLLHKTHLELGFARYKLLCLYMLIANPYRDFSR